From the genome of Fusarium keratoplasticum isolate Fu6.1 chromosome 11, whole genome shotgun sequence, one region includes:
- a CDS encoding Ammonium transporter, which translates to MSSTITPVTEWPDYNVDPTGGNPVTQDLNAPYDKGDLCWLLVCTILCWQITPAIGFLYAGMHRRKAALTMVLQSLFCSCACGIQFWIYGYSLYQSRTTNPIWGDLSLAAFHNVLAQPSMANSDVPEILYAAFGFTFVSATAMILAGAMLERGRLLPSMVFLLCWTTFVYYILAYWEWNPSGWLYKLGLYDFAGSGPVHIASGFGALAWSMMLGPRLSESTTTDRKKAVHYKPHNPLLMCIGTVFIWFGWFAFNGASTANLSLRSIYVVVNTNFAACGGGVGWVLLDYLFTRKFSLVGFCSGIISGLVGITPAAGFTPVYVASLIGLITSTFCYFTVKYKYLIGIDDGLDIFAIHGVGGVIGDILTGLFAAQFVPALDGVSGDAYAGGWWEHQWRQLGLQLAGAVTCAAWSFCISCLLLFVINKIPGLHIRASEEHEIRGLDFKYLSDVDWEDHYMNGGLTPTEGVSGGSTSSQRAVEETTDVEKKVD; encoded by the exons ATGAGTTCCACGATTACTCCCGTCACCGAGTGGCCCGACTACAATGTCGATCCCACCGGTGGTAACCCCGTGACTCAAGATCTCAATGCCCCATACGACAAG GGAGATTTGTGCTGGCTGCTGGTCTGCACAATTCTCTGCTGGCAGATCACTCCCGCCATCGGCTTCCTCTACGCGGGAATGCACCGCCGAAAGGCGGCCCTGACCATGGTCCTCCAGTCCCTGTTTTGCTCGTGCGCGTGCGGTATTCAGTTCTGGATCTATGGATATTCGCTGTACCAGTCGAGGACTACGAATCCCATCTGGGGAGACCTATCGCTTGCTGCGTTTCACAATGTCCTTGCGCAGCCGTCCATGGCCAACTCTGATGTCCCCGAGATTCTAT ATGCTGCCTTTGGCTTCACTTTTGTTTCCGCTACCGCCATGATTTTGGCCGGAGCCATGCTCGAGCGTGGCCGTCTCCTCCCTAGCATGGTCTTCCTTCTCTGCTGGACCACATTCGTCTACTACAT CCTTGCATACTGGGAGTGGAACCCCAGTGGATGGCTCTACAAGCTCGGCCTCTACGATTTCGCCGGATCCGGCCCCGTGCACATCGCCAGCGGCTTCGGCGCCCTCGCCTGGTCCATGATGCTCGGCCCCCGACTCTCCGAGTCCACCACGACGGACCGCAAGAAGGCGGTTCACTATAAGCCGCACAACCCTCTGCTCATGTGCATCGGCACCGTGTTTATCTGGTTCGGATGGTTCGCTTTCAACGGCGCTAGCACTGCCAACTTGAGTCTTCGATCTATCTACGTTGtggtcaacaccaacttTGCCGCttgcggtggtggtgttggttggGTCCTTCTCGACTACTTGTTCACACGCAAGTTCAGCCTGGTCGGTTTCTGCTCCGGTATCATTTCCGGTCTTGTTGGCATTACTCCTGCTGCAGGTTTTA CTCCCGTGTACGTCGCCTCCCTCATTGGCCTCATCACATCTACCTTCTGCTACTTTACCGTCAAGTACAAGTatctcatcggcatcgacgacggcctcgatATCTTTGCCATCCATGGTGTCGGAGGTGTTATTGGCGACATCCTCACAGGTCTCTTTGCCGCCCAGTTCGTCCCAGCTCTCGATGGTGTTTCTGGTGACGCATAtgctggtggatggtgggAGCACCAATGGCGACAGCTTGGACTTCAACTTGCCGGTGCCGTGACCTGCGCCGCCTGGTCCTTCTGCATCTCGTGCCTTCTGCTCTTtgtcatcaacaagatcccTGGTCTGCACATCCGTGCCAGCGAGGAACATGAGATCCGTGGACTCGACTTCAAGTACCTTAGCGACGTGGACTGGGAGGATCACTACATGAATGGTGGACTTACTCCCACGGAGGGTGTCTCAGGAGGGTCTACTTCGTCTCAGAGGGCTGTTGAAGAGACGACGGAtgtggagaagaaggtggaTTGA
- a CDS encoding FSH1 domain-containing protein, which translates to MKFLCLHGSYGSAANFKTQLGPFTDVVQSSGSSTFKWIDGGHRAVPPPGFEDYFGAPPLFRFMDYDGVGALDGLMVKIRDFPKGMTPEDTIRKLLGEENMFSFDAVHGALERLHEIIDQDPEIDGILGYSEGATTAASLVLEERRRFEEKGIPRRIKAAIFFAGWPPMRLTDDNRVECLLADACEDIIDIPTCHVVGCNDPYIQGAMALYGMCDEDTAALFDHGKGHTLPRDTRTINELATAITDTIVKVGNN; encoded by the exons ATGAAGTTTCTCTGCCTCCACGGCTCCTATGGGAGCGCCGCT AACTTCAAAACCCAGCTTGGTCCATTCACCGACGTAGTGCAGAGTTCTGGCTCTAGCACGTTCAAATGGATTGACGGCGGACACAGAGCGGTACCGCCGCCTGGGTTTGAGGACTACTTTGGTGCTCCTCCGCTCTTCCGCTTCATGGATTATGATGGAGTCGGGGCCTTGGACGGCCTTATGGTCAAGATCCGTGATTTCCCCAAAGGCATGACTCCCGAGGACACGATCCGGAAGCTGCTGGGTGAAGAGAATATGTTTTCGTTCGATGCTGTGCACGGCGCCCTCGAGAGGCTGCATGAGATTATTGACCAAGACCCCGAGATTGAT GGAATCCTAGGCTACTCGGAGGGAGCCACCACCGCTGCGAGCTTGGTGCTTGAAGAACGCCGACGATTTGAAGAAAAGGGGATTCCCCGTCGCATCAAG gctgccatcttcttcgctgGCTGGCCTCCTATGCGCCTGACCGATGACAATCGTGTCGAGTGCCTACTGGCAGATGCGTGCGAGGACATCATTGATATTCCCACGTGCCATGTCGTCGGATGCAACGATCCATACATCCAGGGCGCCATGGCGCTCTACGGCATGTGTGACGAGGATACCGCGGCCCTCTTTGATCACGGCAAGGGTCACACTCTGCCGAGGGATACGAGAACCATCAACGAGCTGGCCACGGCTATCACTGATACGATAGTCAAGGTTGGGAACAATTGA